The following coding sequences lie in one Myxococcus xanthus genomic window:
- the trpB gene encoding tryptophan synthase subunit beta, with protein sequence MTTETAAGRFGRYGGRYVPETLVPALQELEEAYAAASADPAFREEVARVLREYVGRPTTLTPARRLTEAWGGANVWLKREDLAHTGAHKINNTVGQVLLARRMGKKRIIAETGAGQHGVATATACALFGLPCEVYMGALDVERQALNVFRMRALGAVVRPVESGSRTLKDAMNEAMRTWVSQVSDTHYVIGSAAGPHPYPTVVRDFQAVIGRELRTQAQAAFGGLPDAIIACVGGGSNAIGVLHPFIGDASVRLVGVEAGGHGLDTKQHGASLTLGTEGVLHGSRSLVLQDEDGQIQEAHSISAGLDYPGVGPELAHLAKTGRMEVRIATDDEALAAFYEVARLEGILPALETSHAFARGRELARELGAGKHLVINCSGRGDKDVATISARGVPPPVGVKA encoded by the coding sequence CGGACGCTACGTTCCGGAGACACTGGTTCCCGCGCTGCAGGAGCTGGAAGAGGCCTATGCCGCGGCGAGCGCGGACCCGGCCTTCCGCGAGGAGGTCGCCCGCGTGCTGCGCGAGTACGTGGGCCGCCCCACCACGCTGACGCCCGCCCGGAGGCTCACGGAGGCCTGGGGCGGCGCGAATGTGTGGCTCAAGCGCGAGGACCTGGCGCACACCGGCGCACACAAAATCAACAACACCGTAGGTCAGGTGCTGCTCGCCAGGCGGATGGGCAAGAAGCGCATCATCGCGGAGACGGGCGCGGGCCAGCACGGCGTCGCCACCGCCACCGCGTGCGCCCTCTTCGGCCTGCCCTGCGAGGTGTACATGGGCGCGCTGGACGTGGAGCGGCAGGCGCTCAACGTCTTCCGCATGCGCGCGCTGGGCGCGGTGGTACGTCCGGTGGAGTCCGGCTCGCGCACGCTGAAGGACGCGATGAACGAGGCCATGCGCACCTGGGTGTCGCAAGTGTCGGACACGCACTACGTCATCGGCAGCGCGGCGGGGCCACATCCGTATCCGACGGTGGTGCGCGACTTCCAGGCCGTCATCGGCCGCGAGCTGCGGACACAGGCCCAGGCTGCCTTTGGCGGCCTGCCGGACGCCATCATCGCGTGCGTGGGGGGCGGCTCGAATGCCATTGGCGTGCTGCACCCGTTCATCGGTGACGCCAGCGTGCGGCTGGTGGGCGTGGAGGCGGGAGGCCACGGCCTGGATACGAAGCAGCACGGCGCGTCGCTGACGCTGGGGACGGAGGGCGTGCTGCACGGCTCGCGCTCGCTGGTGCTCCAGGACGAGGACGGCCAGATTCAGGAGGCGCACAGCATCTCCGCGGGTCTGGACTATCCCGGCGTGGGCCCGGAGCTGGCGCACCTGGCGAAGACGGGCCGCATGGAGGTCCGCATCGCCACGGACGACGAGGCGCTGGCGGCCTTCTACGAGGTGGCGCGCCTGGAGGGCATCCTCCCCGCGCTGGAGACGTCCCACGCCTTCGCGCGCGGCCGGGAGCTGGCGCGTGAGCTGGGGGCGGGCAAGCACCTGGTCATCAACTGCTCGGGCCGCGGAGACAAGGACGTGGCCACGATTTCCGCGCGGGGCGTGCCTCCGCCGGTGGGGGTGAAGGCGTGA
- a CDS encoding DUF6923 family protein, with amino-acid sequence MMDRKWLGLLFIGAVWASNAWANDFRAEKLVNGLKQYTVDTYPETLRFTFTVSNIDPTLPSELLSATAPLLKSCTLSPTSPLVVPAGGHVTYQCEIELESYDACLTLGMHDANPVTPNPEVSFTSTFSISWDAGASQAGTNVLCLPQPNLLCDDTVYLSTASHSPEGRPAAPSRLYIFDPATGTLTLQGEAALPYNALAYNHYDNILYAIASDGVSAPSFIRVDATGSSSIIAPLGTTAPRSAIWTAGAILKDGSYVGFEHSTHRLIRVNPSTGETLSEQVVTVLGGFQMADFAMSPRDGQLYAFNNATQRLTRIDPLTGVATDHPEPARIDGRSAENPVMSAAVFTRDGEFFLYGTSGPDTRRVSGFHAVDVTTGNLTTLLTRPVPQLANGAMCGVYLWGSSRPQPTTRDRGFFGASESALLECLAYGPISLGALGEVSTLPGALGILWANPAIASNNARRTTLESLKVRTAREALTAACNERVFNTRAPTLSALENPDSLDPVRMEELRQRLERHNHSGKRIAIPLRKRIFAVDPLRAMERAEEPRF; translated from the coding sequence ATGATGGATAGGAAGTGGCTCGGGCTCCTGTTCATCGGCGCCGTCTGGGCCTCGAACGCCTGGGCCAACGACTTCCGAGCCGAGAAGCTCGTGAACGGGCTCAAGCAATACACGGTCGACACCTACCCGGAGACGCTGCGCTTCACGTTCACCGTCTCCAACATCGACCCGACGCTCCCCTCCGAGCTGCTCTCCGCGACCGCGCCCCTGCTGAAGTCCTGCACGCTCTCGCCCACGTCACCCCTCGTGGTTCCAGCGGGAGGCCACGTCACGTATCAGTGCGAAATCGAGCTGGAGAGCTACGACGCGTGTCTCACATTGGGGATGCACGATGCGAACCCCGTGACGCCCAACCCCGAGGTCTCCTTCACCAGCACCTTCAGCATCAGCTGGGACGCAGGCGCCAGCCAGGCGGGGACCAACGTGCTCTGCCTTCCTCAGCCCAACCTGCTCTGCGACGACACCGTCTACCTCTCCACGGCCTCGCACTCCCCGGAAGGACGGCCCGCGGCCCCCTCACGGCTCTACATCTTCGACCCCGCCACCGGCACGCTGACGCTGCAGGGTGAAGCCGCACTTCCCTACAACGCGCTGGCGTACAACCACTACGACAACATCCTGTACGCCATCGCCTCGGACGGCGTCAGCGCTCCCAGCTTCATCCGCGTCGACGCCACCGGCTCTTCGAGCATCATCGCCCCGCTGGGCACCACGGCACCTCGCTCGGCCATCTGGACCGCGGGAGCCATTCTCAAGGATGGCTCCTACGTCGGCTTCGAGCACAGCACCCATCGCCTCATCCGCGTCAACCCCAGCACCGGTGAGACGCTCTCCGAGCAAGTGGTGACCGTCCTGGGAGGCTTCCAGATGGCGGACTTCGCGATGAGTCCCCGGGACGGCCAGCTCTACGCCTTCAACAACGCCACCCAGCGGCTGACCCGCATCGACCCGCTCACGGGCGTGGCCACGGACCATCCCGAGCCCGCGCGGATTGACGGCAGGTCCGCGGAGAACCCCGTCATGAGCGCCGCCGTCTTCACACGCGACGGCGAGTTCTTCCTCTACGGAACCAGCGGCCCCGACACCCGCAGGGTCAGCGGCTTCCATGCCGTGGACGTGACGACGGGAAACCTGACCACCCTCCTCACGCGGCCGGTGCCCCAGCTCGCGAACGGCGCAATGTGTGGCGTCTACCTCTGGGGCTCGTCTCGTCCGCAGCCGACGACGCGGGACCGCGGATTCTTCGGCGCCAGCGAGAGCGCCCTCTTGGAGTGCCTGGCATACGGCCCCATCTCCCTCGGTGCTCTCGGCGAAGTCTCCACCCTCCCAGGTGCCCTGGGCATCCTCTGGGCCAACCCCGCCATCGCCTCGAACAACGCGCGTCGCACGACCCTGGAGTCCTTGAAGGTCCGGACGGCGCGCGAGGCGCTGACGGCGGCCTGCAACGAGCGCGTCTTCAACACGCGCGCGCCTACCCTGTCCGCGCTGGAGAATCCGGACTCGCTCGACCCCGTCCGCATGGAAGAGCTGCGTCAGCGGCTGGAGCGGCACAACCACTCTGGCAAGCGGATCGCCATCCCGCTGCGAAAGCGAATATTCGCGGTGGACCCGCTGCGAGCCATGGAGCGCGCCGAGGAGCCTCGGTTCTGA
- a CDS encoding histidine phosphatase family protein: MRAMKNPGKQVVLVRHGETEWSINGRHTGRTDIPLLDSGREMGRLLGAPLKAWRFDAVYTSPLSRAAETCALAGYGDYAQPREDLMEWDYGDYEGRTGAEIRAERPDWTIWKNGVPNGETAAQVATRVDSVISDALRTDGDVLIFAHGHLLRVLAARWLGLPPWEGRLFLLSTASISVLGHDGDRRRPAIVSWNDTTHLRA; the protein is encoded by the coding sequence ATGCGCGCCATGAAGAACCCCGGGAAACAGGTGGTACTCGTCCGGCACGGAGAGACGGAGTGGAGCATCAACGGCCGGCACACAGGGCGAACGGACATTCCGCTCCTGGACTCCGGAAGGGAGATGGGCCGCCTTCTCGGCGCGCCGCTGAAGGCCTGGCGCTTCGATGCCGTCTACACCAGCCCGCTGAGCCGCGCGGCGGAGACGTGCGCCCTGGCCGGCTATGGGGACTACGCCCAGCCGCGCGAGGACCTCATGGAGTGGGACTACGGCGACTACGAGGGACGCACCGGCGCGGAGATTCGGGCGGAGCGGCCCGACTGGACCATCTGGAAGAACGGCGTCCCCAACGGGGAGACCGCGGCGCAGGTGGCCACTCGCGTGGACAGCGTCATCTCCGATGCACTCCGGACGGACGGAGACGTGCTCATCTTCGCCCACGGGCACCTGCTTCGCGTGCTCGCGGCGCGGTGGCTGGGCCTGCCCCCGTGGGAAGGCCGCCTCTTCCTGCTGAGCACCGCGTCCATCAGCGTGCTCGGCCATGACGGCGACAGGCGTCGCCCGGCCATCGTGTCGTGGAACGACACCACGCACCTGCGCGCGTAG
- a CDS encoding anthranilate synthase component I family protein produces MDAQERKSAYRQRAEQGEAVPVSVELPADLDTPLSAYLKLGGGSRGFILESCYGGERFGRYSHIGAEPAGRVRLDRGGATLWRGSNEERRDGKPLDVLRQLWRELAVARLPGEAPFLGGLVGYMSYNCFSWLEPTVPDRHPSDISFPDSEWLVCEDFVTHDTRTGTLKATAIARPSLHGSVAAALKDAEARAQAIADRLLKPLPPEAYAPAPRMRGDVAPTACWDRAGYEAAVAQAQEYIRAGDIFQVVLARRFESRGAPPPLSLYRALRRVNPSPYLFLVELGEARALVGASPELLVQVRDGDVVVRPIAGTRRRGASEAEDLALEKELLADEKERAEHIMLVDLGRNDVGRVAAPGSVRVEDMMLIERYSHVMHIVSQVRGKLDAKYDALDALASTFPAGTVSGAPKIRAMQIIDELEVQRRGPYSGAVGYLSFCGTLDVAIALRTFFVDGDRTMWTSGAGVVADSVPSKEADETEAKAGAMAAALRLAREGGGR; encoded by the coding sequence ATGGATGCACAGGAGCGGAAGTCAGCCTACCGGCAGCGCGCGGAGCAGGGCGAGGCGGTGCCGGTGTCGGTGGAGCTGCCGGCGGACCTCGACACCCCGCTGTCGGCCTACCTGAAGCTGGGCGGTGGTTCGCGCGGCTTCATCCTCGAGTCGTGCTACGGCGGCGAGCGGTTCGGCCGCTACAGCCACATTGGCGCGGAGCCCGCGGGCCGCGTGCGGCTGGACCGCGGCGGCGCCACCTTGTGGCGCGGCTCGAACGAGGAGCGTCGGGACGGCAAGCCCCTGGACGTGCTGCGCCAGCTCTGGCGCGAGCTGGCCGTGGCCCGGCTCCCCGGTGAAGCGCCCTTCCTGGGCGGGCTCGTGGGGTACATGAGCTACAACTGCTTCTCGTGGCTGGAGCCCACGGTGCCGGACCGGCACCCCAGCGACATCTCCTTCCCGGACTCGGAATGGCTGGTGTGCGAGGACTTCGTCACGCACGACACCCGCACCGGGACGCTCAAGGCCACCGCCATTGCCCGGCCGTCGCTGCACGGCAGCGTGGCCGCCGCGCTGAAGGACGCGGAGGCGCGCGCGCAGGCCATTGCGGACCGGTTGCTGAAGCCACTGCCTCCGGAGGCCTACGCGCCCGCGCCGCGCATGCGCGGGGACGTGGCGCCTACCGCGTGCTGGGACCGCGCGGGGTATGAGGCGGCGGTGGCTCAGGCGCAGGAGTACATCCGCGCCGGAGACATCTTCCAGGTCGTGCTCGCGCGCCGCTTCGAATCCCGGGGCGCGCCGCCGCCGCTGTCGCTCTACCGCGCGCTGCGGCGGGTGAATCCGTCGCCGTACCTCTTCCTCGTGGAGCTGGGCGAGGCCCGCGCATTGGTGGGCGCATCGCCGGAGTTGCTGGTGCAGGTGCGCGACGGAGACGTGGTGGTGCGGCCCATCGCCGGCACCCGTCGCCGTGGCGCGTCCGAGGCCGAGGACCTGGCCCTGGAGAAGGAACTGCTCGCGGACGAGAAGGAGCGCGCCGAGCACATCATGCTGGTGGACCTGGGGCGCAACGACGTGGGCCGCGTGGCGGCGCCTGGCTCGGTGCGCGTCGAGGACATGATGCTCATCGAGCGCTACAGCCACGTGATGCACATCGTGTCGCAGGTGCGCGGCAAGCTCGACGCGAAGTACGACGCGCTGGACGCGCTGGCCAGCACCTTCCCCGCGGGCACGGTGTCCGGGGCGCCCAAGATTCGCGCGATGCAAATCATCGACGAGTTGGAGGTCCAGCGGCGCGGGCCCTACTCGGGCGCGGTGGGCTACCTGTCCTTCTGCGGCACGCTGGACGTGGCGATTGCGCTGCGCACCTTCTTCGTGGACGGAGACCGGACGATGTGGACCTCGGGCGCGGGAGTGGTCGCGGACTCGGTGCCGTCGAAGGAAGCGGACGAGACGGAAGCCAAGGCGGGCGCCATGGCCGCCGCGCTGCGGCTGGCGCGCGAGGGAGGTGGCCGGTGA
- a CDS encoding CARDB domain-containing protein, with translation MIRELRGPSSIRFGEPFTTIVKVCNEGTAPAQSPVGPIQMDLYLSTDDTLSWPDPNLPPPTDQVFLATLDVSALEAGRCETRAITSSATPPGPQTDGTYYLGAITDVHQTLVELDEANNTAVTALGIGNRPDLVVTELRGPTSVTDSGTVASTLKVCNQGTNLSDATIVELYFSTNGTLTPPTTGGPPPTHQASLGTVEVPGLVPGHCAIRHASFPVILPPDATPGQPLYLGAIADTPEFSTELNEDNNVFVGGLVAMGVGPDLVVTSVHGPTSIQSGDLIGASVRVCNHGTLPANPSSLELYLSVDGNVTMPGGGSPPPPGQEMVGQTDVPLLNPGICITRNVQGAATFPTGAPQDGALFLAAIIDSTQDIPELREDNNAFTQGLIGAGARPDLVVTAIRAPASVPPSASWASVSVTICNVGTVYAQAAAVDIYLSMVPTLDSPAMEGPLHGTQFKVGGFGLSGVEAGRCVTREEPITLARPQGAPPQLQAFYVGAIVDPGSNIVELREDNNVFVGEQMGLGNRPDLAITSVKGPASSMPGDVPVTARICNQGTVASQNTQVEFYLAAHAFLNAPIQGGSPYNADPHTAFSIGMHQVPSLDVGECRTISALATAMSFPAEYIDRAFNLGAIIDPHAQDEELREDNNTFVGDFMGLGNRPDLVVTAIDGPASVRNSALFATTLTVCNQGTYSSGPTMAQVYLSTEPHLVLPDWSGQGTPFPWSQTPVGDVSIPTLHVGHCFTGQVTGAAYIPPGAHGEAIYLGAIIDANDSIEELREENNAFVSGRIGVGNKADLVVTAINAPTSARIHSAFTATVTVCNQGTDYASSSDLELHFSTLPTLEMPRWSGSGSPLPVTQTPIGNISVPHLDAGHCISQSIQASTQLPPDALFAQPLYLGAIIDGWGNVEELREDNNTFVSGIMGVGDGPDLVITAVQAPPNVGPFATFHPTVTVCNQGTAHSDSTLVEFHLSTEEALVMPRWNGPGNPLPPTQQPIGELSVPFLNPGRCFTGSAVATLAPPPATAPDQKLYLGALVDGLQSQEELREDNNIFISGRMGVGHASDLVITSLTGPASVEANTAFTATVTVCNQGTYESYPTELEVHLSTEASMAMPEWYGPGIPIPASQVYAGALGVPALDVDDCVTLQVPSWSSLPFLAQPEQPLYLGAAINPDLLAGELREDNNTFVGDLMGVGAGPDLIVTAVQAPVSVELNGNFTASVTVCNQGTQTSGSVLLDLYFSTRAQVVMPQWNSPGAPYPRTQELIGSWNVQPLNPGQCITEPVPAWVARPEEAEPHHPLYLGAIIDSNQMQAELREDNNIFVSGLMGVGNRPDLVVTSVSGPTSVRTSSTFTATVRVCNQGTTPTHGSTEVTLYLSSNNTLEFPYQGWPGAPPDSQSQIGVMTVQSLDAGQCVTRNTQVTANTPPDSGPTGFFYLGAIVDPWMNRDELREDNNILADRLIMVTP, from the coding sequence GTGATTCGAGAGCTACGAGGCCCCAGCAGTATTCGGTTCGGTGAGCCCTTCACGACCATCGTGAAGGTCTGCAACGAAGGCACAGCGCCCGCGCAGAGCCCCGTAGGTCCCATCCAGATGGACTTGTACCTGTCCACGGATGACACGCTCTCCTGGCCCGACCCGAACTTGCCACCCCCGACGGACCAGGTGTTCCTCGCCACGCTGGACGTCAGCGCGCTGGAGGCCGGCCGCTGCGAGACGCGAGCCATCACCAGTTCCGCCACGCCGCCTGGCCCCCAAACGGACGGCACCTACTACCTGGGAGCCATCACCGACGTACACCAGACCCTCGTCGAACTGGACGAGGCCAACAACACCGCGGTGACCGCGCTGGGCATCGGAAACCGGCCGGACCTTGTCGTCACGGAGCTTCGTGGCCCCACGAGCGTCACGGACAGCGGGACGGTCGCGTCGACCCTCAAGGTGTGCAACCAGGGCACCAACCTGTCGGACGCCACCATCGTGGAGCTGTACTTCTCCACGAACGGCACGCTGACACCGCCAACGACGGGCGGGCCTCCGCCCACGCATCAGGCCTCACTGGGAACGGTGGAGGTGCCCGGCCTGGTCCCGGGCCACTGTGCCATCCGCCACGCTTCTTTCCCGGTGATATTGCCGCCCGACGCGACACCCGGTCAGCCGCTCTACCTGGGCGCCATCGCCGATACGCCCGAGTTCTCCACGGAACTGAACGAGGACAACAACGTCTTCGTGGGTGGCCTCGTCGCAATGGGGGTGGGACCGGACCTCGTCGTCACCTCGGTGCACGGCCCCACCAGCATCCAGAGCGGTGACCTGATTGGCGCCTCCGTGAGGGTCTGCAACCACGGCACGCTACCAGCGAATCCCAGCTCGCTCGAGCTGTACCTCTCCGTGGATGGCAACGTCACCATGCCAGGTGGCGGCAGCCCACCGCCGCCTGGACAGGAAATGGTAGGCCAGACGGATGTGCCCCTCCTGAACCCTGGCATTTGCATCACTCGCAACGTCCAGGGCGCCGCGACGTTCCCAACTGGCGCGCCCCAGGATGGCGCCCTCTTCCTGGCCGCCATCATCGATTCCACGCAAGACATCCCTGAACTGCGCGAGGACAACAACGCCTTCACCCAGGGGCTCATCGGCGCGGGGGCGCGCCCGGACCTCGTCGTGACCGCGATTCGCGCTCCAGCCAGCGTGCCCCCTTCGGCATCTTGGGCCTCTGTCAGCGTCACCATTTGCAACGTGGGGACCGTCTATGCCCAGGCGGCCGCGGTGGATATCTACCTTTCCATGGTGCCGACGCTGGACTCGCCCGCCATGGAGGGACCGCTGCACGGGACCCAGTTCAAGGTCGGCGGTTTCGGCCTCTCCGGCGTGGAAGCAGGGCGTTGCGTCACACGCGAGGAGCCCATCACCCTGGCCCGTCCCCAGGGTGCGCCACCCCAGCTCCAAGCATTCTACGTGGGCGCCATTGTCGACCCCGGGTCGAACATCGTGGAGCTTCGCGAGGACAACAATGTCTTTGTCGGTGAGCAAATGGGTCTCGGCAACAGGCCGGACCTGGCCATCACCTCAGTGAAGGGCCCCGCCAGCAGCATGCCTGGCGACGTGCCTGTCACCGCCCGCATCTGCAACCAGGGCACCGTGGCCTCACAGAACACCCAGGTGGAGTTCTACCTGGCCGCGCATGCCTTCCTGAATGCCCCGATTCAGGGGGGCTCGCCTTACAACGCCGACCCGCATACGGCGTTCTCCATTGGGATGCACCAGGTGCCATCGTTGGATGTGGGCGAGTGCAGGACGATCTCCGCCCTTGCTACGGCGATGAGCTTCCCCGCGGAGTACATCGACAGGGCGTTCAATCTTGGAGCCATCATCGACCCACACGCGCAGGACGAGGAACTCCGCGAAGACAACAACACCTTCGTCGGAGACTTCATGGGCCTGGGCAACCGTCCTGACCTGGTCGTCACTGCCATTGATGGTCCCGCCAGCGTGCGCAACAGCGCCCTCTTCGCGACCACCCTGACCGTCTGCAACCAGGGCACCTATTCCTCCGGGCCCACGATGGCGCAGGTGTATCTGTCCACCGAACCCCACCTGGTACTTCCAGATTGGAGCGGGCAAGGAACTCCGTTCCCATGGAGTCAAACGCCCGTGGGCGACGTGAGCATCCCCACCCTGCACGTCGGGCACTGCTTCACAGGGCAAGTGACTGGCGCGGCCTACATCCCGCCCGGCGCGCACGGCGAGGCCATCTACCTGGGCGCCATCATCGATGCGAACGACTCCATCGAAGAGCTTCGCGAGGAGAACAACGCCTTTGTGAGCGGCCGCATCGGCGTAGGAAACAAAGCGGACCTCGTCGTCACCGCCATCAACGCTCCGACGAGCGCGCGAATCCACAGTGCCTTCACCGCCACCGTGACGGTCTGCAACCAGGGCACCGACTACGCGAGTTCCTCGGACCTGGAACTGCACTTCTCGACCCTGCCCACGTTGGAAATGCCACGGTGGTCCGGTTCGGGCTCCCCCCTGCCCGTCACCCAGACCCCCATCGGCAACATCTCAGTGCCACATCTGGACGCGGGCCACTGCATTTCCCAATCCATCCAGGCCTCTACACAGTTGCCACCCGACGCACTGTTTGCCCAGCCCCTGTACCTGGGCGCCATCATCGACGGGTGGGGCAACGTCGAGGAACTGCGCGAGGACAACAACACCTTCGTGAGCGGAATCATGGGCGTCGGTGACGGCCCTGACCTTGTCATCACCGCGGTGCAGGCGCCCCCGAATGTCGGGCCGTTCGCGACGTTCCACCCGACCGTCACGGTTTGCAATCAGGGGACAGCGCACTCGGACAGCACCCTCGTGGAGTTCCACCTCTCCACGGAAGAGGCGCTCGTCATGCCGCGCTGGAATGGACCAGGCAATCCACTGCCACCGACACAGCAGCCCATTGGCGAGCTGAGTGTCCCCTTCCTGAATCCAGGGAGGTGCTTCACGGGAAGCGCTGTCGCAACACTGGCGCCGCCGCCCGCGACAGCCCCTGACCAGAAACTCTACCTGGGTGCCCTGGTCGATGGGCTTCAATCCCAGGAGGAGCTGCGTGAAGACAACAACATCTTCATAAGCGGTCGCATGGGCGTGGGCCATGCGTCCGACCTGGTCATCACGTCACTCACGGGCCCCGCGAGCGTCGAAGCCAACACCGCGTTCACCGCCACGGTCACCGTCTGCAATCAAGGCACGTATGAGTCCTATCCCACGGAACTGGAGGTCCACCTCTCCACCGAAGCAAGCATGGCCATGCCCGAATGGTACGGCCCGGGAATCCCGATACCCGCCAGCCAGGTGTACGCCGGCGCGCTCGGAGTCCCCGCCCTGGATGTCGACGATTGCGTCACGCTTCAGGTGCCCTCCTGGTCGAGCCTTCCTTTCCTGGCTCAGCCCGAACAGCCATTGTATCTCGGCGCGGCCATCAATCCCGACCTGCTCGCCGGTGAGCTGCGCGAGGACAACAACACCTTCGTCGGTGACCTCATGGGTGTTGGCGCCGGTCCCGACCTGATTGTCACCGCGGTGCAAGCGCCCGTCAGCGTGGAACTCAACGGCAACTTCACCGCCTCGGTGACGGTCTGCAATCAGGGCACCCAGACCTCGGGCAGCGTGCTGTTGGACCTGTACTTCTCCACCCGGGCCCAGGTCGTGATGCCTCAGTGGAATTCACCAGGTGCCCCCTACCCGCGCACGCAAGAGCTCATCGGATCCTGGAACGTGCAGCCCCTGAATCCGGGACAATGCATCACAGAGCCCGTCCCCGCGTGGGTCGCCCGGCCCGAGGAGGCCGAACCCCATCACCCGCTGTATCTGGGCGCGATCATTGACTCGAACCAGATGCAGGCCGAGCTGCGCGAAGACAACAACATCTTCGTCAGCGGACTCATGGGTGTGGGCAACCGGCCAGACCTGGTCGTCACCTCTGTCTCCGGCCCCACCTCCGTGAGAACGAGCAGCACCTTCACCGCCACCGTGCGGGTCTGCAACCAGGGCACCACGCCCACCCACGGCTCCACGGAAGTGACGCTGTACCTGTCGAGCAACAACACGCTCGAATTCCCCTATCAAGGCTGGCCGGGCGCCCCCCCCGACAGTCAGAGCCAGATTGGAGTGATGACCGTGCAATCTCTGGACGCCGGTCAGTGCGTCACACGCAACACGCAGGTGACGGCCAACACGCCTCCGGATTCGGGCCCCACGGGGTTCTTCTACCTGGGCGCCATCGTGGACCCGTGGATGAACAGGGACGAACTGCGCGAGGACAACAACATTCTCGCGGACCGGCTCATCATGGTGACGCCGTAG
- a CDS encoding anthranilate synthase component II produces the protein MILVIDNYDSFTFNLVQLLYTLGAEVKVVRNDDLDAEGVAASGASHLVISPGPCTPHEAGVSVAAIAQSRVPVLGVCLGHQSIGAAFGGKVVRAPEPVHGKAAHIRHGGTGLFAGLSEGFSAARYHSLIVEAPSLPAGLEATAWSQDGLIMALRHRERPVVGVQFHPESVLTPEGPLLVRNFLEGRL, from the coding sequence GTGATTCTGGTCATCGACAACTACGACTCCTTCACCTTCAACCTCGTGCAGCTCCTGTACACGCTGGGGGCCGAGGTGAAGGTGGTGCGCAACGACGACCTGGATGCCGAAGGTGTCGCGGCCTCGGGCGCGTCCCACCTGGTGATTTCGCCGGGGCCCTGCACGCCGCACGAGGCGGGCGTCAGCGTGGCGGCCATTGCCCAGTCACGTGTGCCGGTGCTGGGCGTGTGTCTGGGGCACCAGTCCATTGGCGCGGCCTTCGGAGGCAAGGTGGTGCGCGCGCCAGAGCCGGTGCATGGCAAGGCGGCGCACATCCGGCATGGCGGCACGGGGCTCTTCGCCGGGCTCAGCGAGGGCTTCTCGGCGGCGCGCTACCACTCGCTCATCGTGGAGGCGCCGTCACTGCCGGCCGGCCTGGAGGCCACCGCGTGGAGCCAGGACGGCCTCATCATGGCGCTGCGCCACCGTGAGCGGCCGGTGGTGGGCGTGCAGTTCCATCCGGAGAGCGTGCTCACACCCGAAGGCCCCTTGCTGGTGCGCAACTTCCTGGAGGGGCGGCTGTAG
- the trpA gene encoding tryptophan synthase subunit alpha, producing the protein MSGEIAQAFAQAKARGEGVLVTYAMAGDPDLPRSVDVFAALVEGGADVLEIGVAFSDPIADGPVIQGAAERALKAGSTLKRVLDEVVPAVRKRCPQTPLVIMTYVNLIMAMGEARYAKLARERGVSGTILPDLPPEESASLRATFDAEGLDLIPLCAPTTPPARAQAIAKEGRGFVYCVSVSGVTGMRAELPPDLSQRLDLVRKAATVPVVAGFGISTAEQARMLSAHADGVVVGSVLVHAAHTEGPEAAKALCADIKRGLRR; encoded by the coding sequence GTGAGCGGCGAGATTGCACAGGCTTTCGCCCAGGCGAAGGCGCGGGGCGAAGGCGTACTGGTGACCTATGCCATGGCGGGCGACCCGGACCTGCCCCGCTCGGTGGACGTGTTCGCCGCGCTGGTCGAGGGCGGCGCGGACGTGCTGGAGATTGGCGTGGCGTTCAGCGACCCCATCGCCGACGGCCCCGTCATCCAGGGCGCGGCGGAGCGGGCGCTCAAGGCCGGCTCCACGCTCAAGCGCGTGCTGGACGAAGTGGTGCCGGCGGTACGCAAGCGATGTCCCCAGACGCCGCTGGTCATCATGACGTACGTCAACCTCATCATGGCCATGGGCGAGGCGCGCTATGCGAAGCTCGCGCGCGAGCGCGGCGTGTCTGGAACCATCCTCCCCGACCTGCCGCCCGAGGAGAGCGCGAGCCTGCGCGCCACGTTCGACGCGGAGGGCCTGGACTTGATTCCCCTGTGCGCCCCCACCACGCCCCCGGCGCGGGCGCAGGCCATCGCGAAGGAAGGCCGAGGCTTTGTCTATTGCGTGTCCGTGTCGGGCGTGACGGGCATGCGCGCGGAGCTGCCGCCGGACCTTTCACAGCGATTGGATTTGGTGCGCAAGGCCGCGACCGTGCCCGTGGTGGCAGGCTTTGGCATCTCCACGGCGGAACAGGCACGCATGCTGTCTGCCCATGCGGATGGCGTCGTGGTGGGCAGCGTACTGGTGCACGCCGCGCACACCGAGGGCCCCGAGGCGGCGAAGGCGCTCTGCGCCGACATCAAGCGCGGGCTGCGGCGCTGA